A single Ignavibacteriales bacterium DNA region contains:
- a CDS encoding type II toxin-antitoxin system VapC family toxin, which translates to MSGKRYLLDTNAIILLLRGSKELSKLLTSAEWVGISVVSKLEFLSFRDISQSDKNLFSNFLEKINVLGLHSHDQLLLDLIVRIRTEKSLKLPDAIIAATAINNQATLVSNDKSFSGVTSLNIISNSDDLIVN; encoded by the coding sequence ATGAGTGGTAAAAGATACCTGCTTGATACAAATGCAATTATTTTACTTCTTAGAGGCAGCAAAGAATTATCCAAACTTTTAACTTCTGCAGAGTGGGTTGGCATTTCAGTTGTTTCAAAACTTGAATTTTTATCATTCAGGGATATTTCTCAGTCAGACAAAAATTTATTCAGTAATTTCCTTGAGAAAATTAATGTGCTTGGATTGCATTCTCACGATCAGCTTCTTCTTGACCTGATTGTTCGCATAAGAACTGAAAAATCGTTAAAGTTACCCGATGCAATTATTGCCGCAACTGCTATAAATAATCAAGCTACATTAGTCTCAAACGACAAATCATTTTCTGGAGTAACCTCCCTGAATATTATCTCAAATAGCGATGATTTGATAGTCAACTAA
- a CDS encoding T9SS type A sorting domain-containing protein, whose amino-acid sequence MKKQVLAFALLILLPAALLLQHAGYQDGRISLKDYISWKIEQKKSGVKKAKAGYPDKAMEWYISQRAYPGTTIPENWRKEAMEHIRVNNTSATYEEIQNEFTWTQLGPGNIGGRVRSILVNPNNTSIIYAASVSGGVWKTTNGGSSWFPCKDEMENLAVCSMVMDPSNPNIIYAGTGEGFFNIDAIRGEGIFKTTDGGSTWTQLSSTMNSSYHYVNDLDYDATTNTLWAATRKGLFKSTNGGTSFTAVLTGSNNSDVHCTDIEIASTSPTTIYAAFGLFNTSNIQRSTNAGSTFSQVYTQSGMGRVEVAVSKSNPSVAYASFLDLSTSECGLMIRTTNGGSSWSTITIPGPAYSGATTYTSGQAWYNNILAVDPDNSGILYAAGLDLWKSTSNGSSWTQKTNWYEESGAPPYVHADHHAIVFDPNNANIVYVGTDGGVYKSTNKGETWNSLNNGLYITQIYYGAVDPSASKYYAGTQDNGTLKSTGSTTWGEIFGGDGGATEVDYANPNNIYIEYVNWAFFKSTNGGSTFFKAMNGVPTGSGTYSGTTDRTLFITPFSMDPNNSSILVAGTYRVWRTTNSAGNWTAISSDLTGDGTGSNGATISTVIAAKGNSAVIYAGTSNGRVQVTTNTGSTWNLRNSGLPNLYVTRITILDSDPGTAYATFSGFSSGQKVYKTTNYGVNWSNVSGNLPNIPVNCIVINPASASDLVVGTDLGIFRSTNGGTSWVKQNNGMANVPVFDLDYRASDNKLYASTHGRGMFSASFSTSGGGGGGGTVVNLLYDDGTPSSGYFWGTAGQASANRITATVANSKVVKISMYILGVSSATTARYKPLLMSGGTSGPVANLASLPFRTAVGYPGWDDIDVSSLNVIVNDEFYVGMEYDGTNKPLFGYDQINNGRAWDKGSLVWEPWNETYFMRASIETPATDVMIETTVPSEFSLEQNYPNPFNPSTMIRFGLPKEEFVTLKVYDINGREVATLAENTLAPGTYSIMWNGKNNMGVQSASGTYIYRLTAGNYVRTMKMILQK is encoded by the coding sequence ATGAAAAAACAGGTGTTAGCATTTGCTCTGCTGATTCTTCTTCCTGCAGCGCTGCTGCTGCAGCACGCAGGATACCAGGACGGCAGAATTTCCTTAAAGGATTATATTAGCTGGAAAATTGAGCAGAAAAAATCAGGTGTTAAAAAAGCCAAGGCCGGTTATCCGGATAAGGCGATGGAGTGGTATATCAGCCAGCGTGCCTATCCGGGGACAACCATACCGGAAAACTGGCGCAAAGAAGCAATGGAGCACATCAGGGTAAATAATACTTCTGCAACCTACGAAGAGATTCAGAATGAGTTTACCTGGACTCAGCTTGGCCCGGGCAACATCGGAGGCAGAGTCAGAAGCATTCTGGTAAACCCGAATAATACATCCATCATCTATGCGGCATCGGTATCCGGCGGCGTCTGGAAAACCACTAACGGCGGCTCTTCATGGTTCCCCTGCAAGGATGAAATGGAAAATCTGGCAGTCTGCTCAATGGTTATGGATCCCTCCAACCCGAATATCATCTATGCCGGCACCGGTGAAGGATTTTTTAACATTGATGCTATTCGCGGAGAAGGTATATTTAAGACCACGGACGGCGGAAGCACCTGGACCCAGCTCAGTTCCACCATGAATTCATCGTATCACTACGTAAATGATCTGGATTATGATGCAACCACCAATACTCTGTGGGCTGCTACACGTAAAGGGCTTTTTAAGTCAACCAATGGCGGCACTTCATTTACAGCGGTTCTGACCGGATCAAACAACTCAGATGTACACTGCACTGATATTGAAATAGCGTCAACATCTCCGACTACTATTTACGCTGCATTCGGACTGTTTAACACATCCAACATTCAGCGTTCAACCAATGCCGGCAGCACTTTTTCGCAGGTATATACACAGTCAGGAATGGGCAGGGTTGAGGTTGCAGTTTCAAAATCAAATCCCTCTGTGGCGTATGCTTCATTTCTTGATCTGAGCACCAGCGAATGCGGTCTGATGATCAGAACAACCAACGGAGGTTCCTCCTGGTCAACCATTACCATACCTGGTCCTGCATATTCTGGCGCTACAACCTACACCAGCGGGCAGGCATGGTATAATAACATCCTGGCTGTTGATCCGGATAACTCCGGAATTCTTTACGCTGCCGGGCTTGATTTATGGAAGTCAACTTCCAATGGCTCCTCCTGGACACAGAAGACCAACTGGTATGAAGAGTCTGGCGCCCCTCCTTATGTGCATGCTGATCATCATGCCATTGTTTTTGATCCGAATAATGCAAATATTGTTTATGTCGGAACGGACGGCGGTGTTTATAAATCAACAAATAAAGGAGAGACCTGGAACAGCCTGAATAACGGTCTTTATATAACGCAGATATATTATGGAGCTGTGGACCCCTCGGCATCAAAATATTACGCAGGAACTCAGGATAACGGTACGCTCAAATCAACAGGTTCAACCACCTGGGGTGAGATTTTCGGCGGTGACGGAGGAGCTACCGAGGTTGATTACGCGAATCCGAATAATATATATATAGAATATGTGAACTGGGCGTTCTTTAAGTCAACCAACGGCGGTTCAACCTTCTTCAAGGCCATGAACGGTGTGCCAACCGGTTCGGGGACTTATTCGGGAACAACTGACCGCACATTATTTATTACGCCATTTTCTATGGATCCAAATAACTCAAGTATCCTGGTAGCAGGAACTTACCGGGTCTGGCGCACTACTAACAGCGCGGGCAACTGGACAGCCATCAGTTCAGATTTAACCGGTGACGGAACAGGTTCGAACGGAGCTACTATTTCAACGGTTATTGCCGCAAAAGGTAATTCTGCCGTGATATATGCCGGTACCTCGAACGGCAGAGTGCAGGTTACTACTAATACCGGAAGCACCTGGAATTTGCGCAACAGCGGTCTGCCAAATTTATATGTAACAAGGATTACGATACTTGATTCTGACCCGGGTACTGCTTATGCTACTTTTTCAGGATTTTCCTCCGGACAGAAGGTATATAAAACAACTAATTACGGTGTGAACTGGTCAAATGTATCCGGCAATCTGCCGAATATTCCGGTAAACTGCATTGTAATCAATCCGGCAAGCGCTTCTGATCTTGTGGTGGGCACTGATCTTGGAATTTTCCGTTCGACCAATGGGGGAACTTCCTGGGTAAAACAGAATAACGGAATGGCAAACGTGCCGGTATTTGATCTGGATTACCGTGCATCAGATAATAAGTTATATGCTTCAACACACGGCCGCGGTATGTTTTCTGCATCCTTCTCTACCTCAGGCGGAGGTGGTGGAGGCGGAACGGTCGTTAACCTGCTCTACGATGATGGCACTCCATCATCAGGATATTTCTGGGGTACGGCAGGTCAGGCAAGCGCCAACCGGATTACCGCAACGGTTGCGAATTCTAAAGTAGTAAAGATCAGTATGTATATACTCGGTGTCAGCAGTGCAACAACTGCTCGCTACAAACCGTTGCTGATGAGCGGAGGCACAAGCGGACCGGTTGCAAATCTGGCCTCCCTGCCATTCAGAACCGCGGTAGGATATCCCGGCTGGGACGATATTGATGTATCCTCTCTTAATGTGATCGTTAATGATGAGTTTTATGTTGGAATGGAATACGACGGCACTAATAAACCGCTCTTTGGTTACGATCAGATTAACAACGGCAGAGCGTGGGATAAAGGTTCACTGGTTTGGGAGCCTTGGAATGAAACCTATTTTATGCGTGCTTCAATTGAGACCCCGGCAACTGATGTGATGATTGAGACAACTGTTCCGAGTGAATTTTCATTGGAACAGAATTACCCGAATCCATTTAATCCGTCAACAATGATACGGTTCGGATTACCAAAAGAAGAATTTGTTACTCTGAAGGTGTATGACATTAACGGGCGGGAAGTAGCAACCCTGGCAGAAAACACACTGGCTCCGGGAACTTACTCAATTATGTGGAACGGCAAGAACAACATGGGAGTGCAGTCAGCAAGCGGTACGTATATATACCGGTTAACCGCTGGTAATTATGTGCGAACCATGAAGATGATTTTGCAGAAGTGA
- a CDS encoding DUF2723 domain-containing protein, whose amino-acid sequence MMNPRLQYFLKYYHPFLAGAVVLAFYAITIAPSVIQIDSGELAAVQLTLGIAHPTGYPLFTILGFIFSHLPIPVAPVAKMNILAALWVTGGVIVFIYTSELILKHLSSFVSDKSEKESLKQKKSKKNKKEKEEPAASEVKKSGLKHKPSLYIFTATSAGLILAFNKTVWFQSTSVEVYSLHILLILLIIHLLIRARLNALSEYPHDVHWFAFAFMLALGFTNHMTTLLILPGVAYIYFITYKLNKESSIRILKMLFIFFTTLFLVYSYLPIRGLQNPSLNWGNPVNLENIIRHISGKQYQVWIFSSTEAARKQFEYFISQIPLEFTLNLVFVAIGLVYSFLKARKMFIFLLISFVSTVLYAINYDIVDIDSYFLLAYISMAYFALFGLYKAYQWLGDKQLQLVLPASLVAIFLAAQIYLNYEKINQKDNLSVKDYTTHALLTADKHAIIFTYQWDFFISASYYFQYVEKMRTDVKVIDKELLRRSWYFPQLDSFMPDIMAKIKPERETFLRLLAPFEKDLPFDPQPLETAYRNLMLRLIETNLGQRPVYIGSELVEGELKRGELIMPEGVILIPDLFFYRVTKGNKYIPASDLPEEPIRFPAYKTYYTNFIYQNAAAMLTRRIFYELQFNKMEKAKAYYNYLRTNYPEYTPPAGLTETMEKSP is encoded by the coding sequence ATGATGAATCCCAGACTGCAATATTTCCTTAAATACTATCATCCATTCCTTGCCGGAGCGGTTGTTCTGGCATTCTATGCCATAACTATTGCGCCCTCGGTAATTCAGATTGATTCAGGCGAGCTGGCTGCTGTTCAGCTTACACTGGGTATTGCTCACCCAACCGGGTATCCCCTTTTCACCATTCTTGGCTTTATCTTCTCTCACCTTCCCATTCCGGTTGCGCCTGTTGCAAAGATGAATATCCTTGCCGCGCTCTGGGTGACAGGAGGGGTGATTGTCTTCATATATACCTCTGAACTGATTTTAAAGCATCTTTCATCCTTTGTTTCAGACAAATCTGAAAAAGAATCCTTAAAACAGAAGAAGTCAAAAAAGAATAAAAAAGAAAAGGAAGAGCCCGCTGCCTCAGAGGTAAAAAAATCAGGTCTCAAGCATAAACCCTCGCTTTATATATTCACCGCCACTTCAGCAGGGCTTATTCTTGCATTTAACAAAACAGTCTGGTTTCAAAGCACATCGGTGGAAGTATATTCTCTCCATATCCTGCTGATTCTGCTGATTATTCACCTTCTGATCCGTGCCCGGTTAAATGCCCTGAGTGAATACCCGCACGATGTTCACTGGTTTGCTTTTGCATTCATGCTGGCCCTTGGGTTCACCAATCACATGACCACCCTGCTGATCCTCCCCGGGGTGGCCTATATCTATTTTATAACTTACAAACTGAATAAAGAGTCATCCATCAGAATTCTGAAGATGCTTTTTATTTTTTTCACAACACTCTTTCTTGTTTATTCATATCTCCCTATACGGGGTCTGCAAAATCCTTCCCTTAACTGGGGAAATCCGGTTAACCTTGAAAATATTATACGGCATATCTCAGGAAAGCAGTATCAGGTATGGATTTTTTCATCAACCGAAGCTGCCCGGAAGCAGTTTGAATACTTCATCAGCCAGATACCGCTTGAGTTCACTCTGAATCTGGTTTTTGTGGCTATCGGGCTGGTTTACTCCTTCCTGAAAGCACGGAAGATGTTTATCTTCCTTCTGATTTCTTTTGTGAGCACGGTTCTCTATGCTATTAATTATGATATCGTTGATATAGATTCTTATTTCCTGCTTGCTTATATCAGCATGGCCTATTTTGCGTTATTCGGATTATATAAGGCCTATCAGTGGCTCGGTGATAAACAATTGCAGCTGGTTCTGCCTGCCTCACTGGTTGCTATTTTCCTGGCGGCTCAGATCTATCTGAATTATGAAAAGATAAACCAGAAGGATAATCTCTCGGTAAAGGATTATACAACTCACGCGCTTCTAACCGCGGATAAACATGCCATCATTTTTACCTATCAGTGGGACTTCTTTATTTCCGCTTCCTACTATTTTCAGTATGTCGAAAAAATGCGGACTGATGTGAAAGTGATAGATAAAGAACTGCTCCGCCGCTCATGGTATTTTCCCCAGCTCGATTCTTTCATGCCGGATATTATGGCGAAAATAAAACCTGAGCGCGAAACTTTCCTCCGGCTGCTGGCTCCGTTTGAAAAGGATCTTCCGTTTGATCCCCAGCCGCTTGAAACTGCTTACCGGAACCTGATGCTCCGGCTTATTGAAACCAATCTCGGGCAGAGGCCTGTATATATTGGCTCCGAGCTGGTTGAAGGGGAGTTAAAGCGCGGCGAACTGATTATGCCTGAAGGTGTGATCCTTATTCCCGACCTCTTCTTCTACCGCGTTACCAAAGGAAATAAATATATCCCCGCTTCTGATCTGCCTGAAGAACCTATACGGTTTCCTGCTTATAAGACATACTATACCAATTTCATCTATCAGAATGCAGCAGCCATGCTCACCCGCAGAATCTTTTATGAACTGCAGTTTAATAAGATGGAAAAAGCAAAGGCATATTATAATTATCTGCGGACTAATTACCCTGAATACACCCCGCCGGCCGGTCTGACCGAAACAATGGAAAAAAGCCCGTAG
- a CDS encoding DUF4837 family protein: MKYIYSLILSATLLIFSGCETTQQPARGFEDEIFVFADSLEFAELQESLSQVFEKEIETPQPERLFTIRRADITQLNNLKTFKNVVFIAPLNSGSQVSRYIETVLDSSAREKMERGEGAFISRKNFWAKGQLMMIITAKDMATLEYELLRNSDKLLYGFQKASDERLKAGLMGSKFEDKKAGAALLEKFDWTIYVQKDYKIAITDTENKFAWIRRTPNTELEIWIFIHWIDNADPTLLDKDSVYAIRNRITEKYIRTSDDKDYVVVGDSAYTVTETNFNGRYALLTQGLWHMTDKFMGGPFLSYTFYDESSRRIYMLDGSVYAPKYYKRNLIQQADVVLQSFRLKSEMTEKEIKEKLSALEK; encoded by the coding sequence ATGAAATATATATACAGTCTCATTCTGTCTGCTACTCTTCTTATATTCTCCGGCTGCGAGACAACCCAGCAGCCCGCACGCGGATTTGAAGATGAAATATTTGTTTTTGCCGATTCTCTGGAGTTTGCCGAGCTGCAGGAATCACTCAGCCAGGTATTTGAAAAAGAAATTGAAACTCCGCAGCCAGAGCGGCTGTTTACCATACGCCGCGCTGATATAACGCAGTTGAACAATCTAAAGACGTTTAAGAATGTGGTTTTTATTGCACCGCTCAACAGCGGAAGCCAGGTTTCCAGGTATATAGAAACAGTGCTGGATTCAAGTGCCCGTGAAAAAATGGAACGGGGCGAAGGAGCATTTATCTCACGAAAGAACTTCTGGGCAAAAGGGCAGCTCATGATGATTATCACCGCGAAGGATATGGCGACGCTGGAATATGAACTTCTCAGGAATTCAGACAAGCTTCTTTATGGCTTTCAGAAGGCAAGTGATGAGCGCCTGAAAGCCGGGCTTATGGGCTCTAAGTTTGAAGATAAAAAAGCCGGTGCTGCTCTTCTTGAAAAATTTGACTGGACAATCTATGTGCAGAAAGATTATAAGATTGCCATTACTGATACGGAAAATAAGTTTGCCTGGATCAGAAGAACACCAAATACCGAGCTTGAGATCTGGATATTTATTCACTGGATAGATAATGCTGATCCGACCCTTCTCGATAAGGACAGCGTCTATGCCATCCGTAACCGGATAACAGAAAAGTATATCCGCACCAGTGATGATAAGGATTACGTTGTGGTTGGTGATTCAGCGTATACCGTAACCGAAACAAACTTCAACGGGCGGTACGCACTCCTTACCCAGGGTTTGTGGCACATGACGGATAAGTTCATGGGGGGACCATTTCTGAGCTACACATTTTATGATGAATCCTCACGCAGAATCTATATGCTTGACGGTTCAGTTTATGCGCCAAAGTATTATAAGAGGAATCTGATTCAGCAGGCGGATGTGGTGCTGCAGTCCTTCAGACTGAAATCTGAGATGACGGAGAAAGAAATTAAGGAAAAACTTTCTGCATTAGAAAAGTAA
- a CDS encoding dolichol kinase, translating into MNSSLRTEAPEINYRDELIRKGIHLCSLSIPVIYYFITRETAVYILAGVTAAALILDLARYLSPGIKSLFLTVFGFMLRKHELDERKKNLNGATYVFISALLCVIIFPKVLFLTAFPILIISDSAAALIGRKYGIRPFLKKSLGGTTAFFISALIVILFTPKLGAGIGEYLIAAAAAAAAAIIENISHGWADDNLSIPMTVGFVMWGLFILFMPEVQLILPNVPR; encoded by the coding sequence ATGAACAGCAGCCTGAGAACTGAAGCTCCTGAGATTAACTACAGAGATGAACTGATCCGCAAGGGCATTCATCTCTGCAGTCTCTCTATTCCTGTTATATATTATTTTATTACCCGGGAAACCGCTGTATATATACTCGCCGGTGTAACTGCCGCGGCCCTCATCCTTGACCTTGCCCGTTACCTTTCTCCCGGAATAAAATCACTTTTCCTTACGGTATTCGGATTCATGCTCAGAAAACATGAGCTTGATGAGAGGAAGAAAAATCTGAACGGCGCCACGTATGTTTTTATTTCAGCGCTGCTTTGTGTTATTATTTTCCCGAAGGTGCTCTTCCTTACCGCTTTTCCCATTCTTATCATTTCTGATTCTGCCGCGGCGCTCATCGGAAGAAAATATGGGATACGCCCGTTTCTTAAAAAAAGTCTGGGCGGAACCACTGCTTTCTTTATCAGCGCGCTTATCGTAATTCTCTTCACTCCAAAACTTGGCGCGGGTATTGGTGAATATCTTATTGCCGCCGCTGCCGCAGCAGCAGCAGCAATCATTGAGAATATCTCCCACGGCTGGGCCGATGATAATCTGTCTATTCCAATGACGGTGGGCTTTGTTATGTGGGGTCTGTTCATTCTTTTTATGCCTGAAGTACAGCTAATTTTGCCAAACGTTCCGAGGTAA
- a CDS encoding ATP-dependent metallopeptidase FtsH/Yme1/Tma family protein, translating to MTEKRDNTPKDSGNQKKSGKNSGGDGNKNYSNRPDDEFDWTKIIRTVFTWGLVIVAAVIVIQMMRGTGVNYAEVSYNDYKRFLQEQKIEKAIITKSDLNDYYFKGELKQEEMINEIKVRNISVYLPEPMIVAEEEKWKALGINYSFDKQSNEWMSLLITFVPWLLLIALYFAFMRRMQGGGGGAGGTRGIFSFGKSKAKLINQSNNKITFADVAGNEEAKVELQEIIEFLKEPAKFQKLGAKIPRGVLLVGSPGTGKTLIARAVAGEAGVPFFSISGADFVEMFVGVGASRVRDLFEQGKKSAPCIIFIDEIDAVGRQRGAGLGGGHDEREQTLNQLLVEMDGFEQNNGVIIIAATNRPDVLDPALLRPGRFDRQVVVERPDVKGREGILKVHTRKIPLDVNVKLDVLAKGTPGLAGAELANLVNEAALLAARKDKNRVDMSDFEEAKDKVMMGMERKSMIISDQEKKTTSYHEIGHVLVAKMLPESDPVHKVTIIPRGRALGVTHYLPVDEKHSYSKEYLEMRIAVLLGGRAAEKIVFNHYTTGAGNDIERATKLARKMVCEWGMSEKLGPLNYGTKEEEVFLGREIQKTREYSDQTAIEIDNEVRAIVNNCMDTAERLLRENIDMLHTLSLELLEREILDAEEIDRLMKGEKLPAVVKPGPSNGDELPEHVKTLLEQRKKSPEDAQPDEQQPEN from the coding sequence ATGACAGAAAAAAGAGATAACACGCCCAAGGATTCCGGAAACCAGAAAAAGAGCGGCAAGAATTCCGGCGGCGATGGAAATAAAAACTATTCAAACCGTCCTGACGATGAATTTGACTGGACGAAAATAATCCGTACGGTATTTACCTGGGGTCTGGTAATTGTAGCTGCAGTTATCGTAATTCAGATGATGCGCGGAACTGGAGTTAATTATGCCGAAGTCAGCTACAACGACTATAAGAGATTTCTTCAGGAACAGAAGATTGAAAAAGCAATCATTACCAAGTCTGACCTGAACGATTACTACTTCAAGGGAGAGCTTAAACAGGAAGAAATGATCAATGAAATCAAGGTCAGAAACATTTCTGTCTATCTCCCCGAACCGATGATTGTTGCAGAGGAAGAGAAATGGAAAGCGCTGGGCATTAACTATTCATTTGACAAACAGTCCAATGAATGGATGAGCCTGCTTATTACCTTTGTTCCCTGGCTGCTCCTTATTGCTCTCTACTTTGCATTTATGAGAAGAATGCAGGGGGGCGGAGGCGGTGCCGGCGGAACCAGAGGAATTTTCTCCTTTGGCAAAAGCAAAGCCAAACTGATAAACCAGTCGAATAACAAAATTACTTTTGCGGATGTGGCAGGCAATGAAGAAGCAAAAGTAGAACTTCAGGAAATTATTGAATTTTTAAAAGAACCGGCTAAGTTTCAGAAACTTGGCGCAAAGATTCCACGCGGAGTGCTGCTTGTAGGTTCTCCCGGTACAGGAAAGACTCTTATTGCGCGTGCGGTTGCAGGTGAGGCCGGAGTACCATTTTTCTCGATTTCAGGCGCTGACTTCGTAGAAATGTTTGTAGGTGTGGGCGCAAGCCGTGTGCGTGACCTGTTTGAACAGGGTAAAAAGAGCGCGCCCTGTATCATCTTTATTGATGAAATTGACGCAGTCGGCCGCCAGCGCGGTGCCGGACTTGGCGGAGGTCATGATGAACGTGAGCAGACTCTGAATCAGCTTCTGGTTGAGATGGATGGCTTTGAGCAGAATAACGGTGTTATCATCATAGCCGCGACAAACAGACCTGACGTGCTTGACCCGGCACTCTTAAGACCGGGAAGATTCGACCGCCAGGTTGTGGTTGAACGCCCGGACGTAAAAGGCAGGGAAGGAATTCTTAAAGTTCATACCAGAAAGATTCCGCTGGATGTGAATGTAAAACTTGATGTGCTTGCGAAAGGCACACCCGGACTTGCCGGTGCCGAACTGGCAAATCTGGTGAATGAAGCAGCTCTGCTTGCCGCCCGAAAGGATAAAAACAGAGTTGATATGTCTGATTTCGAAGAAGCCAAAGACAAAGTAATGATGGGGATGGAGCGGAAGAGTATGATAATTTCCGACCAGGAAAAAAAGACCACCAGCTATCATGAAATTGGTCATGTGCTTGTGGCAAAAATGCTTCCTGAGTCAGATCCGGTTCACAAAGTGACCATCATCCCGAGAGGAAGAGCACTCGGCGTAACTCATTATCTGCCTGTGGATGAAAAGCACTCATACTCAAAAGAATATCTTGAGATGAGAATTGCCGTACTCCTCGGCGGACGTGCTGCTGAGAAAATAGTTTTTAATCATTACACCACCGGTGCCGGAAACGACATCGAACGCGCGACCAAACTTGCCAGAAAGATGGTGTGCGAGTGGGGTATGAGTGAAAAACTTGGTCCGCTCAATTACGGCACGAAAGAAGAAGAAGTTTTCCTCGGCCGCGAAATTCAGAAGACCCGGGAATATTCAGACCAGACTGCTATTGAAATAGATAATGAAGTAAGAGCAATAGTAAACAACTGCATGGACACTGCCGAGCGTCTGCTGCGGGAAAATATTGACATGCTTCATACGCTTTCACTTGAACTTCTCGAAAGGGAAATTCTTGATGCAGAAGAGATTGACAGACTGATGAAGGGTGAAAAGCTTCCTGCTGTCGTAAAACCGGGCCCGTCAAACGGAGACGAACTCCCGGAGCATGTAAAGACGCTGCTCGAGCAGAGAAAAAAATCTCCTGAAGATGCTCAGCCCGATGAACAGCAGCCTGAGAACTGA
- the hpt gene encoding hypoxanthine phosphoribosyltransferase has product MKDKIVINGDVFVPMLSEEQIAVRTKEMSAQLSRDFGGKTPIFVGVLNGSFMFFSDLVRHFEGDCEVDFLKLSSYGEAKISSGSVTLLKDLNCTIEGRHLIIVEDIVDSGLSVKYILDLIKEHNPASVSVVSLLVKPKSMQYDLKIDYIGFSIPSEFVIGFGLDYAQKYRNLRAVYVLSEEQKNG; this is encoded by the coding sequence ATGAAAGATAAAATAGTTATTAACGGTGATGTGTTTGTTCCCATGCTCTCCGAAGAGCAGATTGCAGTCCGGACAAAGGAAATGTCCGCACAGTTGAGCAGGGATTTTGGAGGAAAGACCCCCATTTTTGTGGGAGTGCTTAACGGATCTTTCATGTTTTTTTCAGACCTTGTCAGACACTTTGAAGGTGACTGCGAGGTGGATTTTTTAAAATTATCAAGCTACGGTGAGGCAAAAATCTCATCAGGTTCGGTAACTCTTCTGAAGGATTTGAATTGCACGATTGAAGGAAGACACCTGATTATCGTTGAAGATATCGTTGATTCAGGGCTTTCCGTAAAATACATTTTAGACCTGATAAAAGAGCATAACCCGGCAAGCGTGAGCGTTGTCTCGCTGTTGGTTAAGCCGAAAAGTATGCAATATGACCTTAAAATTGATTATATTGGCTTTTCTATTCCCAGCGAATTCGTTATAGGCTTTGGTCTGGATTACGCTCAGAAGTACCGGAACCTGAGAGCAGTCTATGTGTTGAGCGAGGAACAGAAAAATGGATAA